A segment of the Paracoccus suum genome:
ATCGTTCTCGCGGCTGGTAACGTTGATTACCTCGGCCAGCTGCCCGGCGGGGCTGGCGATGGCGACCTCGGCGCGGTCGCGCATCTCGGCGGCGGCCAACAGGATCAGCCGCCCAGCGGCGCCGGGGGCAGTGTGGCCCAGCGCCTCTAGCGCGACGCGCGCGCCCAGCGAGTGGCCGATCATCGCGACCGGCCGGCCGGCCGCGGAGGCCAGGGCCTCGACCAGCGGACCCAGATCGGCGCCCGCCGCAGCGGCTTGACCGTAGGCGGTGCGCAGCCTGCCGCGCGCCTCCCAGCCAAAGGCGACGGCCAATCCCTCGCGCGGATCATCGGCGTTGCCAAAGCCTAGGGCGCGCGGCCAGGAAACCGCACGGCGGCAGTCGGCGGGCGGGTGCAGGCCCAGGATGTGGTTGTGCGGGTCGTGGATCGAATGCGGCGAAAACCGGTAGCCGTGGATCATCACCACGATCGGCGCCCCGGCCGGAAGCGCGGCCGCGATCTGCCAGGTCCGTTCGGGTGGGGCTTCGCCTGCATTAACAACGACCAGCGCCATGCCAGACCGTCCTTTCCCAGTAATTGCGGGCAATGTGCCGGATGGTCGCGACAGCCGGATGTCCGCTGGGTTACATGAAGGTGACGCCCGCGCGCGCTCGCCGGTTCCCGCGTCGCTGCTGCGCGAAAAACTTGCAGCAGCATCTGCGGCCCGCTAGGGACAGGCGGTCCCCCATGAGGCCCGCCATGACCGACAGCCCCACCGAACGTGATCGCAAATCCATGGGCCGCCAGACCCGCGCGGTCCATGCCGGCGCGCGCCGCAGCCAGTATGGCGAGCTGGCCGAGGCGATCTTCATGACGCAGGGCTTTCTCTACGACTCGGCCGAGCAGGCGGAAAAGCGGTTCCTGGGCACCGGCCCGGACGAGTTCATCTATGCCCGCTACGGCAACCCCACCTCGCGCATGTTCGAGGACCGGATCGCCAGCCTCGAAGGGACCGAGGATGCGTTTGCGACCGCCTCGGGCATGGCCGCGGTCAACGGCGCGCTGTTCGCCTATCTGCGGCCCGGTGATCGCGTCGTTTCCGCGCGCGCGCTGTTTGGCAGCTGCGCCTATGTTCTTGACCTGCTGGCGGGGTATGGTGTGCAGGTCGACTGGGTCGATGGGCTGGACCTGGCCCAGTGGCGCGCGGCGCTGGCGCAGCCGGCCAAGGCCGTCTTCTTTGAGAGCCTGTCCAACCCGACGCTGGAGGTGATCGACCTTCCGGCCGTCGCGGCGCTTGCCCATGAGGCGGGCGCGCTGGTCATGGTCGACAACGTTTTCGTGACCCCGACATTCTCGCGCGCCGTCGAACAGGGCGCCGACGTGGTGATCTATTCGGCGACCAAGCACATCGACGGCAGCGGCCGGG
Coding sequences within it:
- a CDS encoding aminotransferase class I/II-fold pyridoxal phosphate-dependent enzyme; this encodes MTDSPTERDRKSMGRQTRAVHAGARRSQYGELAEAIFMTQGFLYDSAEQAEKRFLGTGPDEFIYARYGNPTSRMFEDRIASLEGTEDAFATASGMAAVNGALFAYLRPGDRVVSARALFGSCAYVLDLLAGYGVQVDWVDGLDLAQWRAALAQPAKAVFFESLSNPTLEVIDLPAVAALAHEAGALVMVDNVFVTPTFSRAVEQGADVVIYSATKHIDGSGRALGGVICGTRDFVRGIAEPYLKHTGGAISPFNAWIMLNGLVTMDLRVRAQCASAAVIAQALSARGDVRVIYPGLPEHPQHDVAMKVMGTGGTMIALDLPGGKEVAFRVLDALQVISLSNNLGDARSIVTHPATTTHQRLADEARARLGIGPGLLRLSIGLEDTADLLADLESALAAA